From Kitasatospora sp. MAP12-44:
TGGGCGGCCCTGCCGGGCGCTGATGATGTGGCCGTCCGGCGCGTTGTGGAGGCCTTGGCCGACTGGCCGGGGGCTTCCTTGCGCTCGGCGTGTTCCTGCACGGGCTCTCCTTGTGAGGTGCCGTACATCCGACGGCTCGACGCTCCGATCCTTCACCTCGTCATATGCTCCGGAACAGAGCGGAGTGCGGAATTCGGCGTCAAGGAGTTGTCAATCCGGCCAGCGGGAGGCTGTGATGCGGGCGTCGGTTCGCTGGCGAGAGAAACCGGGCGTTCACCCTCGCCGACTCCCGTCACCCTGACCACACGGTCCAGGCCCGGGCATTGCGCCGCTACCCGCGCTGGCGCAACGCCGACGCCCACCACCGCGACGCTTTGGGCGTCCCGGCCAGGGTGTCGCGGTGGTGGGGTGGTTCAGGTGCAGTGCAGGGCGGTGGTCTGCCAGGTGGAGGCGTCGACCATGGTGGTGGGGGCGAACGTTTCGGCGGGGAAGTCCTTGCCAGTGGTGAGTTTGTCGTACATGGTCTGGACGGCCAGGGCGCCGACGTCGGCGCCGTTGATGAACAGGGCGGCTCTCATGGCGGTGGGCCGGCCCGCGCGCCAGTCCTGGCAGGCGAGGTAGGCGCCCAGGCCGACGCCGATGATGTCCTTGGGCTGCACGCCGGCGTTGTCGAGGGCGGCCGTGGCGCCCTGCACGTTCTCGTCGTTGCAGCCCCAGACGATCCAGTGCTTGATGCCGTGGGTCACCGCGATCCTTGCCGCGACGGCGCTCTGCGCGCCGGTGGTGGTGTTGTCGGTGGCGACGTCGACGGAGAGCACCCGGTCGGTGGCCGCGAGGAAGGCCTCGTCGGCGGCGTCCACCCGCTGGCGGCAGACGTTGACGTCGGGCTGCCAGGCGGCGACGATCTGGGTGTCGGCCGCGCTCCAGCCGGAGTTCGCGAACTCCTGGGCGGCCCGTTGGCCGACCTGGGTGCCCAGTTGCTCGCTGCTGAAGCCGACGCGGGGGAGCAGGTTCTGGTGTGCGCACACGCTGGGGTCGGGCAGGTCGGTGCAGATCTGGTCGTCCGAGGTCAGGAGGGCGACCTTGGCGTCCTTGGCGATCTTCGCCACCTGGGGGCCGACGGCCGGGTCGGGCACCACGACGATCAACCCGTTGGTTCGTTGGGCGATGGCCTGCTTCTCGGCGCTGAGGGCTTTGCCCTGGTCGTTGCCGAGGTCGACCATGGTCAGGTCGATTCCCAGTTGCTGGGCCCGTGCCTTGGCGCCGGCGGCCTCGTCGAGGAAGTACTGCTGGTCGCCTTGCTTCTGCAGGTAGGTCAGCGATATCGGTCCCGTTATCCGGGTGTCCTGGTGGGTGGAGCAGGCGGCGACGCCGAAGAGGACGAGCGTGGCGGCGAGCACTCTCAGGGAGTGCGGCTGCGGGTTGTTCATCAGGGGGGTTCCTTGGTCGACACTGCTGGGCGGACGGTCGAGGGTGCTGCCTGGGGCCGACTGGCGTGGGGCGGGGGCGGGGACGGCTGCGGAGCCTGCCCAGGGGGTGGGGAGCCGTTTGGGCCGGCGGAGGGGAAGGCAGGGGTAGCACGCCGGGAAGGAACCACCAGATCTCAACACATGGCCACAAGATTGAACATATGACATCGGCTGGACGCTCTAACGTCAAGGGTTTGGCGTCACGGATCTGGTGTGGACCGGCGTCAGCCGGCGTGAGCAGAGCGCCTGGCCGCGCAGCCGACCGGGTCCGTCCCTGTGATCGGGGCGCTGGCGGTGCGAGCGACCTTCGCCGAGGTCCTGGTGTGCGGGGTGGCGGCGGGGCAGGCTAGTTTGCTCGGATGAGTCTTCTTGATGATGTGGCCGAGCGTGATGGCTGGCGGTGCTGGGTGTGCGACGAGTCGGTCGACCCCGACGAGTCGGTGAACGACCCGCGGGGGCCCAGCGTCGACAGCCGGACCGCTGACCGCAAGGCCAAGGTCGCCGAGCGGCTTGCGCACCGCGGGTGCAACTCCCGCAAGGGCGCGGTCAAGGTGGTCATTGCCTGGCCGGACCGCCTGTACGTGGCCGAACCCGCGCCGCTGATCACCGTGGCCGGGAGGCTGGAGCGCAAGGGGGGCCGCGAGATGGTGGGCCGTTGTCCGACCAGGAAGGACGCCCAGGAGGCGGCGGATTGGCTGGTGGAGCGGTTCTCCCGGCTGGTACCGGGGCTGGCGGTGACCGCCGACGTCGAGGCGGGCGGCGGCCAGTTCCTCGTCATCCTGGCCACCGGCCGCCGCTGACCGGGGATCACCGGCGCACACTCGCCTCCAGCTGAAAAGTCGGCCCACATCGACCCGTCCCGCCGCCCGGCCTGTCCCGGCCCGGCCTGTCCCGGCACGAGCTGCGCCGTGCACGCGTGGCGGTCGAAGGGCGTACCGCAGTTGGCCACGCCGGCCGCCCCGTCCGTGACCGGCCGCCTCATCCGTGACTGGCGGTCAGCCGGCTGTTCGCTGGATCCGGTCGAGGGGCGGCAGGCAGGTGGGCATCTCGTCGGTGACCCAGGCGTACTCCAGGGCTGACAGGGTCGTGCCGCCCTCGGCCCAGAGGAGCAGTTCGCCGATGTACTGGCCGCTGTGGTCGTAGACGCCTGCGCCGGTCGGCAGGAGCGTGGAGGGCGCGGCGGGATGCTGTTCCGGTCCGAGCACCCGAAGATCGACGCTCACCGACCCGGTTCCCCAGGTGGCCACCACCTGGGTGTGGTCCAGTTGGCCGCGCAGCTGCGGGGCGCCGGCGAAGTCGGCTTCCAGGAGGTGCTCCAGCACGGCTCTCTCGGCGGCGTTCAGGGGGCGAGGTTCGATGGGCACGGCAGACATGGGTCCATCCTCGTGGCTGGCTGCCGTTCGTGCTGTCCACCCCCGTGCGGCGACAGAGGCCCAGGCCCGGTGGTTCCTGACGGATCGAAGGCATGTGCCTTCGTGGTCCGGACGCGTTGAATCGGGTGTCGGCGGCGGTTGAACCGTGGTTTCACCCGGCGCCGAGATCGGGCGCGATTGCCGGCAACGCGCCGGTCGGGTCCTGGCTGTGGACGCAACCGGGGCCGGGGCGCGCGATGTCCGTGGAAGGAATCGTTTCACACAGACACCCATCGCCCGCCGCCCGGGCGCGGCCCACCGCTGTATAGCGGGTGCGAGGACTCCCGCAGCAGACTGGCGGTGCTGGCGTCCTGCCCCGCACCGGACCGCAGCGGCAGGTGCGGCGCATTTAACGGGCGTGTACGGGCTATTGATCGCCGAGTACGACGTTGGTGGCCAGTTCGGGACGCCGTCCCGGGTGACCACCTTCTGGAGGCTATTCATGTCCATCGTCCGCACAGTTGCCGCGGCGGCCGTCGCCGCCGTTTCCCTTGCCGGTGTCGCCACCGGTACCGCCCAGGCCGACGGGCTCGGTTCCGCGGCGGGCGCGAGCCCTTCCGTCAGCAACTACGCGTACCAGGACAGTAGCCTCGACGTGCAGGCAAACGGCCAGGCCAACGGCACTCGCGTGGGTACCTACGGCACCAACTTCAGCGGATCCCAGAGCGTCAGCTGGTACGGCTTCGACGGTGGCACCTTCGCCATCCTGCCGGGTACGTCCGGCAAGGTCCTGGACCTGGACGTCGCGAGCGGCGCGGTGCAGATCTGGGACGCCGGTGCGGGGACCGACTTCAACGCCGCCGACGGCGGTGCCCTGCCCGCCAACCAGCGGTGGCACACGTACTACAGCAACAACGGCTGGAGTGTGCTGCAGAACGTCGCGACCGGGCAGTGCCTGAAGTCCAACGGTCCGGGCGCCTACCTGTCGGTCGCCGCCTGCAACCCCAACGACTTCTCCCAGGTGTGGCGCTTCTGAGGAGAGAGCGTACGAGGGTTCCCCACCCGGACCCGCGACGGGGGCTGTGCGCCGGATGCCGCCAGGTCGACGCCGGCCGGCGGGCGCGGGAAGCCGCTGAAGGTGGGCGGGCCGTCGCCGGGACCGTGGCCGGCTGACCGGACCCGAGATCAGCCGCGCCGCCCCGCTCGGGGCGGCTGATCTGCGTTCGATTGCCGTTTCATCCGATCGCGAGTCGAGGGTGATATGTCGCCGGCACGGTAGGACCGGGGCCGTGAACGTCGGGGGGAAGAACAGCCGCTTTGGACGGTGCGTTCGGTGAACGCCGGTTGAACGGTGGTCTACATCAGTTGGCTGTTGGGGGCTCTGTAGCGGATGAGGAAGTTGACGTAGGCGTTGGTCGGGCGGGTCTCGGAGTCGCCGCCGCCGTTGACGGTGTGGGTGTGAGCTCCCGCGTTGTCGGTGTTCGTGCTGTCGGCGGTCCAGATGGACCGGGCGCTGCCGATCTCGGCGGTGGACGAGCTGGCGGTAGGGACACCGGTGAGCGTGTGGGAGTGGGCGCCGGTCCAGTTCAGCGAGAACGGCGTGACCGTGGGCAGGGCGGCGGCGTGGCCCTGCGTGGAACCCACCCGGGAGCCGGCGACTCCTCCTGGGTTCGCCGCGGTGCGGCTGTTCGCGTCGGGGTCGCGCCCGGTGCCGTCGTCGACGCCGCGCTGCAGGTGTCCGCGGTAGTCGGGCAGGTTGAAGGTGGTCGTGCCGTTGCCGCCGTGCAGCGTGCCGATGACCGCGAACAGGTCCGGGTAGGTGGAGGGGTCCAGCCCCGACCCGTCGCAGTACAACCAGTCCTGTTGTTCCAGCGCGCCCACGTCGAGCAGGGCGCCGTAGGGCAGGATCGCGCCGACCACCAGGTCGCCCAGCGGTACGACCGGCTTGGTGAACTCCGGATCCGTCATTGTTCACTCCTCAGGAGGTCATGCCGTAGTAGATCAGGTAGTTGAGGTAGATGTTGATCGGGCAGGTGTCGGCGTCCCCACCGCCCGCGGTGGTGGAGTGCGAATGGTCCGCGACGCTGTCGCTGTCGGCGCTCTCGCTGTTCCACCTGGCGTAGTGCGACGCCGAGACGTAGGAGTGCGAGCTCGCGGTCGGCAGGTTGTCGATCGAATGCGTGTGGCCGCCCTGGCTGTCGGTACCGAATGCCTCTGCGGTCGGCCTGGCCGTGGCCCGGCCTTGGACCGAGCCGACCTGGTCGCCAACGGCACCGCCCTGGTTGGCCGCGGTGCGGGTGCTGGAGTCCGGGTCGTTCCCGGTGCCGTCGTCGACGCCTCGGTGGAACTGCCCGCGATGGTCAGGGAGGTTGAACGTACTCGTGCCGTCTCCGCCGCCGTGCTGGCTGCCGATCACGCTGAAGAGGTCGGCGTAGGTGGAGCGGGAGACAGCGGAGCCGTCGCAGAACAGCCAACCCGCCGGTGCCGGGGAGTTTCCGGAGATGATCCCGCCGTAGCCGATGACGGAGCCGACCAGGACGCCGTTGACCGGGATCACCTGGGAGGGGAGGTTCTTCTGCGTGGTGGTCATCGTCGTCCTCATCCGTCGAACTTGATCAGGAAGTACACGTACTTGTTGATGGGGCGGGTTTCCGCGTCCCCGCCGGTCACGGTGTGCGTGTGGTTGCCGTCGCTGGAGCTGGTCGCGCTGGCGCTCGGCCAGACCGCGTAGTGGCTGCCGGCGGTCGCCAGCCCCTCCTGGTCCGTCGGCAGGTGCTCCACGTTGTGCTGGTGGCCGCCTTGGCTGTCCGTGGTGTACACGCTGGTGGGCTGTGCGGTGCAGTAGTCCTGCGCGGAGCCGGGATTGTTCCCGGCGAGCCCGCCCTGGTTCGACGGGGTCCGGGAGTTGGCGTACGGGTCCCGTCCGCCCCCGAGGTCGACTCCTCGGGTGAACCGGCCGCGCAGGTCGGGCAGATTGAACGTGCCCGGTCCCGCACCGTAGTTGCCGCCGATGACGGAGTACAGCGTCTGGTACTGCGACTGCTGCAGTTGGGACCCGTCGCAGTAGAGCCAGCCCTGGCCCTGCAGCCAGACCGGGTCCAACTGGCCGGCGAAGGCCACGATGGTGCCGACAGGGATGGGTGATGGGGCGTCTGTTGTCATTGTTGCTCCTCGTTACTCCTCAGGGGAACGTTGTCGTTCATTCCACGCCTAGATTTACCCGTTGACCGATCGTTCGCATCCAGAGCTTCAATGAAGAGGGTGTGGCTGTCCAAATCGGCGGATAGAGGCCGGCCTCCCGCAGGACGCTCCGGGCATACGTGGTGCAGTTGTTGGTGAGGAAGGAGAAGTTCCCCACGTCGGGCAATGCGAGCTGCCCCTCGGCGAATCCTCTTGCTCTTGCAGCGTTGGCGGTAGGTACGTCGACCGAGGTCCAGGTCGCGTCCGGATGCACCGGGACGGTCGGCCAGTCAGGACTTTCCCCGTAGATCTCCGCACGCTTCGTCGGGCGCACCAGATGAGTGATGTGAAGGTCCTCGCCCGCCGGCTTCGCACCTACCAGCACGTGCATCTTGTACTCCGGCTCCACTCTCGGGAACTTGCGGTACACGAAGGTGTGCATCTGCCCACGATCCGCCTCTGCCGTATTGCCGACGGCCTTCAGGGTCCGACTCGTGCGCAGCATGGGCCCCCGGCCGAGTACGCCGCCCACGAGACCGCCCGCGAGACCGCCGAGCGCCCCCCACCCTGCTCCGGCGCCCGCGCCCGCCATGAAGCCACCGGAGTTGGGGTGGTAGGCGTTGAGCGAGCCGTTGGTGACGAAGCCGTCGAGCGCGCCCATGCCGATCCCGATGACCGTCTCTACGCCGAATGCAGTCGCCGTGCCCGCGCCGACCGCGACGAACCCCAGTCCCGCCGACATCGCACCGAAAGCTGCGCCGAGCCCGACCATGATGCCCCACTCCGCCACGTCGAACGTGGACGTGGAGGCGTCGGCCTTGCCGAACCCGTATCCGGCGCTGGCGAGTCCCGCACCGATGGCCAGGCCGCCCACCACCGCCCCCGCGACCATCCACCCGAGCGCCAGACCGCCCGTCGCGATGGTCAGCGCGATGCCGGCGGCCGCGGCCAGCAGGCCGCCCACCACGGCTCCGAACGCCGCCCAGGACCAGGCGAACCCACCCGTGGGGTCGAAGGTGTTGACCGGGTCCGCGCCCGCGTACAGGTACGGGCTCGCGTACTGACCAGCCGGGTCGGTGCTCAGAAACCGACCGGTGCTCGGGTCGTAGATCCGCAGCGGGAACAGGTACAGGCCGGTGACGGGATCGCGTTCGGCACCAGTGAACAGGTACGGGTACGTGGTCGAGGCGCCGAGGTCCAGCGGGGTGCCCAGGAACCCGCCGTACGGCAGGTAGTTGAACGCGCCGACCAGCAGCCCGCAGCCGTCGTAGAGCGCCCGGGTGGAGCCGAGCCTGCCGCGCAGCACGTAGGCGGTGCCCTCGGGCGACCAGATGGCGAGGGTGCCGCCGGGCCCTGGGACCAGGTAGCCGCGGTGGCGCTCGCCGGAGGCATCGGTGCGGTGCAGCGCCAGGGGTCCCGCGTCGCCGGGAACGTAGAGCCGCTGCCCGTCGGGGCCGGCGCGGTACACCATGGTGCCCGCGGCGTCGCGCTCGAGGCGCAACTCGCCCGCCGGGCTGGACAGTCCGGCAGGCAGTCGGCTGATCCGTTGGTAGCGCAGGTCGCACACGCCCAGCGATGGCGCGTCGGTGGTGTCCCCGTCACGGTCGTAGTCGAACGCGCCGCTCTCGACGCCGTCCTCGACTGCGCGAAGCCGGTTGGTGCCGTCCTGGTAGCTCAGCCGCTGCGCCAGCTCGCCGATGGTGCGGGCCGTGAGGTTGCCGTTGGCGTCGTAGTCCAGCCCGCTGACACCGAACTGCGCGCCGGCGCTGTTCAGGGCCTCCGCGAGTCGGCCCAGGGCGTCGTAGCCGTACCGGTAGTCGAAGTCGGGGACGAACCCGTCCTGCCGCACTCCGGTGAAGCCGGTGGTGACGCGGGCCGCGCGGCCGTCGTGGTAGCCGGCGCCGCCCCGGCCGCCGGTGGTGTAGTCGGTGGT
This genomic window contains:
- a CDS encoding phage tail protein; this translates as MTTTQKNLPSQVIPVNGVLVGSVIGYGGIISGNSPAPAGWLFCDGSAVSRSTYADLFSVIGSQHGGGDGTSTFNLPDHRGQFHRGVDDGTGNDPDSSTRTAANQGGAVGDQVGSVQGRATARPTAEAFGTDSQGGHTHSIDNLPTASSHSYVSASHYARWNSESADSDSVADHSHSTTAGGGDADTCPINIYLNYLIYYGMTS
- a CDS encoding phage tail protein, producing MTDPEFTKPVVPLGDLVVGAILPYGALLDVGALEQQDWLYCDGSGLDPSTYPDLFAVIGTLHGGNGTTTFNLPDYRGHLQRGVDDGTGRDPDANSRTAANPGGVAGSRVGSTQGHAAALPTVTPFSLNWTGAHSHTLTGVPTASSSTAEIGSARSIWTADSTNTDNAGAHTHTVNGGGDSETRPTNAYVNFLIRYRAPNSQLM
- a CDS encoding substrate-binding domain-containing protein, with protein sequence MNNPQPHSLRVLAATLVLFGVAACSTHQDTRITGPISLTYLQKQGDQQYFLDEAAGAKARAQQLGIDLTMVDLGNDQGKALSAEKQAIAQRTNGLIVVVPDPAVGPQVAKIAKDAKVALLTSDDQICTDLPDPSVCAHQNLLPRVGFSSEQLGTQVGQRAAQEFANSGWSAADTQIVAAWQPDVNVCRQRVDAADEAFLAATDRVLSVDVATDNTTTGAQSAVAARIAVTHGIKHWIVWGCNDENVQGATAALDNAGVQPKDIIGVGLGAYLACQDWRAGRPTAMRAALFINGADVGALAVQTMYDKLTTGKDFPAETFAPTTMVDASTWQTTALHCT
- a CDS encoding phage tail protein produces the protein MTTDAPSPIPVGTIVAFAGQLDPVWLQGQGWLYCDGSQLQQSQYQTLYSVIGGNYGAGPGTFNLPDLRGRFTRGVDLGGGRDPYANSRTPSNQGGLAGNNPGSAQDYCTAQPTSVYTTDSQGGHQHNVEHLPTDQEGLATAGSHYAVWPSASATSSSDGNHTHTVTGGDAETRPINKYVYFLIKFDG